A window of the Nycticebus coucang isolate mNycCou1 chromosome 3, mNycCou1.pri, whole genome shotgun sequence genome harbors these coding sequences:
- the VEZT gene encoding vezatin isoform X2: protein MFFSVTKNRKMHNRRTTKASFKSPTKSLLLNVAETIKSWIFFSRCSRKDDLLHKLDIGFRLDSLHTILQQEVLLQEDVELIELLDPSILSAGQSPPQGNGHLPTLHSLATPNIWDVSVLFAFISLLLMFPTCWIVSSWLVWGVILFVYLIIRALRFWRTAKLQMSLKTYNVHLEDMAANSRAFTNLVRKALRLIQETEVISRGFTLVSAACPFNKAGQHPSQHLLGLRKAVYRTARANFQAARLATLCMLKSYPLNSESDNVTNYICVVPFKELGLGLSEEQISEEEAHNFTDGFSLPALKVLFQLWVAQSSEFFRRLALLLSTANSPAGPLLTPALLPHCILSDVTQGLPHAHSACLEELKRSYEFYRYFETQHQSVPQRLSKTQQKSRELSNVHTAVRSLQLHLKALLNEVIILEDELEKLVCTKETQELVSEAYQILEQKLKLIQPHVQASNSCWEEAISQVDKLLRRNTDKKGKPEVACENPHCAAAPLMKPTLHIADKDPIPEEQELEAYVDDMDIDNDFKQGDFYYLSQEDKERQKREHEESKRVLQELKSVLGFKASEAERQKWKQLLFSDHAVLKSLSPVDPVEPISNSEPSMNSDMGKVDKNDTEEENSKPSTTDNELSRTEYLCENPVEDENKDNSTNEILQGAEERMYYQCESEGESQQADGGGLAAAPPICRDSLQLSIKQRLARLQLSSDFTFTAGLAAEVAARSLSFTTMQEQTFGNEEEEQINEENKNDIEEK, encoded by the exons GACATTGGATTTCGACTGGACTCACTACACACCATCCTGCAACAGGAAGTCTTGTTACAAGAGGATGTGGAACTGATTGAGCTACTTGATCCCAGCATCCTGTCTGCAGGGCAGAGTCCACCACAGGGAAATGGACACCTGCCAACACTTCACTCCCTGGCAACCCCTAATATCTG GGATGTCTCAGTGCTATTTGCCTTCATTAGTTTGCTTCTTATGTTTCCCACTTGCTGGATTGTATCTTCCTGGCTGGTATGGGGAGTGATTCTATTTGTATATCTGATCATAAGAGCTTTGAGATTCTGGAGGACAGCCAAACTACAAATGAGCCTAAAAACATATAATGTTCATTTGGAAGATATGGCAGCAAATAGCCGTGCTTTTACTAACCTTGTGAGAAAAGCTTTACGTCTCATTCAAGAAACTGAAGTAATTTCCAGAGGATTTACACT GGTCAGTGCTGCTTGCCCATTTAATAAAGCTGGACAGCATCCCAGTCAGCATCTCCTTGGTCTCCGGAAAGCTGTCTACAGAACTGCAAGAGCCAACTTTCAAGCAGCAAGGCTCGCTACCCTATGTATGCTGAAAAG CTACCCCCTGAACTCTGAGAGTGACAATGTAACCAACTACATCTGTGTGGTGCCTTTTAAGGAGCTGGGCCTTGGACTTAGTGAAGAGCAGATTTCAGAAGAAGAAGCACATAACTTTACAGATGGCTTCAGCCTGCCTGCATTGAAG GTTTTGTTCCAACTCTGGGTGGCCCAGAGTTCAGAGTTCTTCAGACGGTTAGCCCTGTTACTTTCTACAGCCAATTCACCTGCTGGACCCCTCCTTACTCCCGCACTTCTGCCTCATTGCATCTTATCTGACGTGACTCAAGGCCTACCTCACGCGCACTCTGCCTGTTTGGAAGAGCTGAAGCGCAGCTATGAGTTCTATCGGTACTTTGAAACTCAGCACCAGTCAGTACCCCAGCGTCTATCCAAAACTCAGCAGAAGTCAAGAGAACTGAGTAACGTTCACACAGCAGTGCGCAGCTTGCAGCTCCATCTGAAAGCTTTACTAAATGA gGTAATAATTCTTGAAGATGAACTTGAAAAGCTCGTTTGTACTAAAGAAACACAAGAATTAGTGTCAGAAGCTTATCAGATCTTAGAACAGAAATTAAAGTTGATTCAGCCCCATGTTCAAGCAAGCAACAGTTGCTGGGAAGAGGCCATTTCTCAGGTGGACAAACTACTACGAAGAAATACAGATAAAAAAG GCAAGCCTGAAGTAGCATGTGAAAACCCGCACTGTGCCGCGGCCCCTTTGATGAAGCCCACTCTGCACATTGCAGACAAAGATCCAATCCCTGAGGAGCAG GAATTAGAAGCTTATGTAGATGATATGGACATAGACAATGATTTCAAACAAGGTGATTTTTATTACTTGTCTCAAGAAGACAAAGAGAGACAGAAGCGTGAGCATGAAGAATCCAAGAGGGTACTGCAAGAATTGAAATCTGTGCTGGGATTTAAAGCTTCAGAAGCAGAACGGCAGAAGTGGAAGCAATTACTGTTTAGTGATCATG ctgtgtTGAAATCCTTGTCACCTGTAGACCCAGTGGAACCCATAAGTAATTCAGAACCATCAATGAATTCAGATATGGGAAAAGTTGATAAAAATGATACTGAAGAGGAAAATAGTAAACCCTCCACTACTGACAATGAACTAAGTAGGACTGAGTATTTATGTGAAAACCCTGTAGAGgatgaaaataaagacaattcTACAAATGAAATCCTCCAaggagcagaagaaagaatgtatTACCAATGTGAAAGCGAAGGTGAATCTCAACAGGCAGATGGCGGTGGCCTGGCCGCTGCCCCACCAATTTGCAGGGACTCATTACAGCTGTCTATCAAGCAGAGGCTGGCACGGCTACAGCTGTCGTCAGATTTTACCTTCACTGCTGGCCTCGCCGCAGAAGTGGCTGCTAGGTCTCTCTCCTTTACCACCATGCAGGAACAGACTTTTGGCAATGAGGAggaagaacaaataaatgaagaaaataaaaatgacatagaAGAAAAGTAA